The sequence ATTTACATATCATTTAAATCacataatttgtatttattttaagtattcaatttcattgaatGTGTTAAATGAATTCACGGGATAAGCGCGACAGAATTCTACTGTCAGAATGGTAACACAGATACAATGTTGTACTTTGTTTATAACATATTGGTACATCGGTCTTTACTATtgtttgttatatataattgaCAAGTGCTAGTCATAAACATTGCATTTTAAGTTGGACTTCAGTATTGTTtactaataaatatcaatttactTCCGAACTcttgtatttgttttttttaactttttcgaGGGTCCgggaataattttattagactATAAGAAATAACTTCTAAAAATGCGCAAGctctttataattattcttgTCTTAATAACAGTTAACAATTGTTTTCGTAGCTACAGATTTACAttgcataatttatttattctagtctaatatagtttatCACCAAGTTCGATGGTTATTAGAGTGAGGAATGCACGATAATCAGAAACCTATTATAAAagcttttaattttgtaaatacttaAGGTAATAGAAAATATGCTTTCAAAAGTGCATTACGTTTTTTCACTGAAACGTTAAGTTAAGGTATAcattacaacaataaaaaaaaatgaaacccgAGTAAAACACCACagtatgatttaattatttaatacaaatttgttcCATTTTTCAATTCGGGGAAACGTGGATTTTATGATACACGAACATTGAATGATTCCTCCgtaaattcttatttatttataatcaaattccttacaatttgtaataataaatctaatttTGTCACAATTCTTTGAATATATAAACTCCGTTATATCCcgtaaatatccacatattcAGTTAAAATATTactccagtttcatttttcactgCTTAAAGATAATGTGACTCTTCGCAAAtgtaacaatgtatttttcaacattatagtaaaataattgagtgataaattgtttaatagatTGCTTAGTATCATTCTCATAATTGCAATTCCAATGTTTTGCACGATTTGCAATGATTCTATGCTCATGAGcacaagaaaaaaattgtttttaattaatttattatggtaaaatatatattatgtgCAAACAAATGCATATGTATTTGATTACCCATGTTTGTACTgcaatgttgaaaataaaatacattttttgagATTAGTAGTAagccatttttttttcttctaatacaatatatattcaaTGTTGCATTAAATACAACAAGTACATAAATATTGCATAAAcaagtaattttaaatttggataaaattttattaccttAAAACGCAACATATATTTTGCACTGACTTACGTGATTCTTCAATTACAGTTCTGTTTTCATTTACATAATAAACATGTTAATTCACGGTGGAACACCAAGACTTTTCCTAACTAGTCTTTGAGCGATTCTTTCAAATTCTGAGCGATCCTCTCTCCACATTTTGGCAGCATCAACATTTGCTCCACTTTCATCATTTGGCTCTGCTAACATACTTACAACACTTAGCAATATTTTTTCTACACTTTGAACTGGACTCCACCTTTCTGCACTACTTTCATAACCCATTGGATCATCACCAGGTGCATGTAATATGCTTATGCAGACTCTACCATCTGTGTAAACTAAAtgagaatttaattattgttaggttcctataattcttttaaatataacataatatctTTTTATCGTCTTGATTTCATCGGTCTTACTGTTTGGATGAAACATTTCACAAGTGAACTGCATCTTTGGAGGACTCAATGGATAGTCCGGAGGGAATATTAACTTTGCTGGGAACACACCACCCTCGAAACATGTCCCTTCTGGACccctataaataaatattacctcTATAAGTAAAGTTATTTTTAgcattaacaattaaaattatttttttatgaaaatatgaacaaagtaataaatattattgttcttATACcaagtataaaataacatactTAATACACTATAAAAAGATCACTTACGTGATTAAAGCTTCCCATTCGAAGAAATTCTCTTCATTAATCGGGCCAGCAATAATACCTTCAGTTGGGTTTAAGGTTAACTCTGCAAATGATGCAGTTTATCTGTTACATTACTGTTCGAAATCGAGCAGAAAAAAAAATAAGGGAGAGATATATTTGATCTAAAATCTGATTCTCACGTTTGTATTCTGCCATTAATCGTCTTAGCGCAGAACCAGCCATTGTTTTGGTCATGGGGATCAATGACGTTAATTTGTC comes from Nomia melanderi isolate GNS246 chromosome 7, iyNomMela1, whole genome shotgun sequence and encodes:
- the Ubc7 gene encoding ubiquitin conjugating enzyme 7, whose amino-acid sequence is MCFCRHLDRELASFGSTVVQNRVKKRISFFFQLRGETKGEYVDDPFQRVNLMYVFRRSDKLTSLIPMTKTMAGSALRRLMAEYKQLTLNPTEGIIAGPINEENFFEWEALITGPEGTCFEGGVFPAKLIFPPDYPLSPPKMQFTCEMFHPNIYTDGRVCISILHAPGDDPMGYESSAERWSPVQSVEKILLSVVSMLAEPNDESGANVDAAKMWREDRSEFERIAQRLVRKSLGVPP